The proteins below come from a single Rhodococcus sp. WMMA185 genomic window:
- a CDS encoding YVTN family beta-propeller repeat protein — MNRHSGFRGFLEAWRCTRRLLFGSTAVVAMVVGTAGVGAVTASADTVIGTVPVGDAPEGVALSPDGARAYVADSKSNRVSVIDTVSNIVIATVPVGTTPQGLAVTPDGSRVYVANAYSGLLGEVSVIDTADNTVVATIPAGIIPEGVAATPDGNFVYVTNNFSNDVYVIGTADNIVATTLSVGGRPQGVVVTPNGKFAYVTNSKDNTVSVIDTGTNDVVGTVQVGASPHDVAVTQDGSRAYVTNSKDNTVSVIDTGTNDVVGTVQVGASPHDVAVTQDGSRAYVTNSKDNTVSVIDTGTNDVVGTVQVGASPHDVAVTQDGSRAYVTNSENNTVSVIEITATPDVETTTRVSRPTTTVKGVAVDLTAMVSGNPSGGTVQFFDGVILIGDPVRVTDGRATLSHAFTEAGDHPITAVYSGTEGFLGSTSQVVTAVVTDDGGGAGSAGGVFGS, encoded by the coding sequence ATGAATCGGCACAGCGGTTTCCGCGGTTTCCTCGAAGCCTGGCGCTGCACCCGACGTCTCTTGTTCGGGTCGACGGCCGTCGTCGCGATGGTGGTGGGTACCGCCGGAGTGGGAGCGGTGACTGCGTCGGCAGACACCGTCATCGGCACCGTCCCGGTCGGGGATGCTCCGGAGGGGGTGGCGCTCAGCCCGGATGGGGCCCGCGCCTACGTCGCCGACTCGAAGAGCAATAGGGTGTCGGTGATCGACACTGTGAGCAACATCGTGATCGCGACAGTCCCGGTCGGGACCACCCCCCAAGGGTTGGCTGTGACTCCCGACGGATCCCGCGTCTACGTCGCCAACGCCTACAGTGGTCTTCTCGGTGAGGTGTCGGTCATCGACACCGCCGACAACACGGTGGTCGCGACCATCCCCGCCGGGATCATCCCCGAAGGGGTGGCGGCGACCCCGGACGGGAATTTCGTCTACGTCACCAACAATTTCAGCAATGACGTGTATGTGATCGGCACTGCCGACAACATCGTGGCCACGACCCTCTCGGTCGGGGGCCGCCCCCAAGGGGTGGTGGTGACACCGAATGGGAAGTTCGCCTATGTCACCAACTCGAAGGACAATACGGTGTCGGTGATCGACACTGGCACCAATGATGTGGTCGGTACGGTGCAGGTCGGGGCAAGCCCGCACGACGTGGCGGTGACCCAGGACGGATCCCGCGCCTATGTCACCAACTCGAAGGACAATACGGTGTCGGTGATCGACACTGGCACCAATGATGTGGTCGGTACGGTGCAGGTCGGGGCAAGCCCGCACGACGTGGCGGTGACCCAGGACGGATCCCGCGCCTATGTCACCAACTCGAAGGACAATACGGTGTCGGTGATCGACACTGGCACCAATGATGTGGTCGGTACGGTGCAGGTCGGGGCAAGCCCGCACGACGTGGCGGTGACCCAGGACGGATCCCGCGCCTACGTCACCAACTCCGAAAACAACACAGTGTCAGTGATCGAGATAACCGCGACGCCCGATGTCGAGACCACGACGAGAGTGTCCCGGCCGACAACTACTGTGAAGGGCGTTGCAGTGGACCTCACTGCGATGGTCTCCGGGAACCCGTCCGGTGGCACAGTACAGTTCTTCGATGGCGTGATTCTCATCGGGGACCCGGTGCGGGTGACCGACGGTAGGGCGACACTGTCGCATGCCTTCACCGAGGCGGGCGATCACCCAATTACTGCGGTCTACAGCGGAACCGAGGGCTTTCTCGGATCGACCAGTCAGGTCGTTACCGCCGTCGTCACAGACGATGGCGGCGGCGCCGGATCGGCCGGAGGCGTCTTCGGATCCTGA
- a CDS encoding DEAD/DEAH box helicase, with protein sequence MTNAVQMTSAHDEQADIEALDENAGAADTAAVTFAEIGLPAPLVQALARNSITIPSPIQAQSVPDALAGTNVLGRAQTGSGKTLAFGLPMLARLARHEDRPAPKRPRALVLVPTRELAFQVVDSLATYAGALGLSVRPAVGGTPFTRQVDQLRRGVDVLVATPGRLGDHLRQGTCILDSVEITALDEADQMADMGFLPEVRSILGDTPAEGQRLLFSATLDREVQSLVRQFLPDHVQHSTEDGRASVDTMEHYVLLVDRGQKDNVLAEIGAREGRTIMFARTKLGCEGITDRLRAVGIAAEALHGGKAQNQRSRVLERFKNGRTPVLVATDVAARGIHVDGIDLVVNVDPPADHKDYLHRAGRTARAGEKGIVVAIVLPNQKRTFRRLTGMAGVDATAVPVSPGSEKLASITGAKAPSGEPVRETHFGRGGDRKFGNRGPRRDGGYGRPNRGNRSNDDRPSGRRNFEGRDPRRDQSDSRSSGYRSARPSRDGDTRGSGYRGDRDNRTVNDRAPRRDLGDRGDNPRATAERTFDRGTHRRDFGDSRGRDNRGGGFRRDDDRGAAAPDRRPAPTRGGFRSRTDRRSYDGFDGPIRERRS encoded by the coding sequence GTGACCAACGCTGTCCAGATGACGTCTGCCCACGACGAGCAGGCTGATATCGAAGCCCTTGATGAGAATGCCGGCGCAGCCGACACAGCCGCCGTGACGTTCGCCGAGATCGGCCTGCCCGCGCCGCTGGTGCAAGCGCTGGCCCGCAACTCCATCACGATCCCGTCACCGATTCAGGCGCAGTCCGTTCCGGACGCACTCGCGGGCACCAACGTTCTCGGCCGCGCCCAGACCGGATCGGGCAAGACCCTCGCCTTCGGTCTGCCGATGCTCGCCCGACTCGCCCGACACGAAGACCGACCCGCACCCAAGCGTCCCCGCGCGCTGGTGCTCGTACCCACCCGTGAACTCGCCTTCCAGGTGGTCGATTCCCTCGCGACCTACGCCGGTGCGCTCGGACTGAGCGTAAGACCCGCCGTCGGCGGAACTCCGTTCACGAGACAGGTTGACCAGTTGCGGCGTGGTGTCGACGTCCTCGTCGCCACCCCGGGCCGACTCGGTGATCACCTCCGCCAGGGCACCTGCATCCTCGATTCCGTCGAAATCACAGCCCTCGACGAGGCTGATCAGATGGCTGACATGGGCTTCCTGCCCGAGGTGCGGTCCATCCTCGGCGACACACCGGCCGAAGGCCAGCGTCTGCTGTTCTCCGCCACTCTGGACCGCGAGGTGCAGTCGCTGGTCCGCCAGTTCCTTCCGGATCATGTTCAGCACTCCACGGAGGACGGGCGGGCCAGCGTGGACACGATGGAGCACTACGTGCTGCTCGTCGACCGCGGCCAGAAGGACAACGTCCTTGCCGAAATCGGTGCCCGCGAGGGGCGCACCATCATGTTCGCCCGGACCAAGCTCGGGTGTGAGGGCATCACCGACCGTCTGCGAGCGGTCGGAATCGCCGCCGAGGCTCTGCACGGGGGCAAGGCACAGAACCAGCGCAGCCGGGTCCTCGAACGATTCAAGAACGGCCGCACCCCGGTACTGGTCGCGACCGACGTCGCCGCACGCGGCATCCATGTCGACGGCATCGACCTGGTCGTGAACGTCGATCCGCCCGCCGACCACAAGGACTACCTGCACCGTGCAGGCCGGACCGCGCGTGCCGGCGAGAAGGGCATCGTCGTCGCGATCGTGCTACCCAACCAGAAGCGCACGTTCAGGCGCCTGACCGGGATGGCAGGCGTCGACGCCACGGCTGTGCCGGTCTCCCCCGGTTCGGAGAAGCTGGCCAGCATCACCGGAGCCAAGGCACCCAGTGGAGAACCGGTGCGCGAAACCCACTTCGGCCGCGGCGGCGATAGAAAGTTCGGCAACCGTGGGCCCCGGCGCGATGGTGGATACGGCCGCCCCAACCGCGGCAATCGGAGCAACGACGACCGGCCGTCGGGCAGGCGTAACTTCGAGGGCCGCGACCCCCGTCGAGACCAGTCCGACTCCAGATCTAGCGGCTACCGGAGCGCTCGGCCAAGCCGAGACGGTGACACCCGCGGCAGCGGCTACCGAGGGGACCGCGACAACCGCACGGTGAACGATCGAGCGCCGCGCCGTGACCTCGGTGACCGCGGCGACAACCCTCGCGCCACCGCCGAGCGGACCTTCGACCGCGGTACCCATCGCCGCGACTTCGGTGACAGCCGGGGCCGTGACAACCGGGGCGGGGGCTTCCGCCGCGACGACGATCGTGGGGCAGCCGCGCCGGATCGGCGTCCCGCGCCCACCCGCGGTGGATTCCGTAGCCGCACGGATCGTCGCTCCTACGACGGCTTCGACGGCCCGATTCGCGAGCGTCGGAGCTGA
- the gndA gene encoding NADP-dependent phosphogluconate dehydrogenase — MTIDNTEGARAQIGVTGLAVMGSNIARNLARHGHTVALHNRSIAKTDALLDDHGSEGDFVRTETIEEFVGALQKPRRVLIMVKAGDATDAVIEELAAAMEPGDIIIDGGNALYTDTMRREAALRERGLHFVGAGISGGEEGALNGPSIMPGGPKESYEALGPLLESIAAQVDGIPCCTHIGPDGSGHFVKMVHNGIEYADMQLIGEAYHLFRDALGYDADKIAEVFTEWNSGDLESYLVEITAEVLKQKDAKTGKALVDVIVDAAEQKGTGRWTVKSALDLGVPVTGIAEAVFARALSGSREQRKAAVGLASGRLADKPADAAQFTEDIRRALYASKVVAYAQGFDQIAAGSAEYDWDLHPADLATIWRGGCIIRARFLNRIKDAYDENPKLPSLILAPYFRDAIETAIDSWRRVVSTATLLGIPVPAFASSLSYYDALRAERLPAALTQGQRDFFGAHTYERVDAEGKFHTLWSGDRSEVQA; from the coding sequence ATGACTATCGACAACACCGAGGGCGCACGCGCCCAGATCGGCGTCACCGGACTGGCCGTCATGGGCTCGAACATTGCCCGAAATCTCGCCCGGCATGGTCACACCGTCGCTCTCCACAACCGCAGCATCGCGAAGACCGACGCACTTCTCGACGATCACGGCAGCGAGGGCGACTTCGTCCGTACGGAAACCATCGAGGAGTTCGTAGGCGCGCTGCAGAAGCCGCGTCGCGTGCTGATCATGGTCAAGGCCGGCGATGCCACCGACGCCGTCATCGAGGAACTCGCCGCCGCCATGGAGCCCGGTGACATCATCATCGACGGCGGCAATGCCCTGTACACCGACACGATGCGCCGTGAGGCGGCGCTGCGTGAGCGGGGCCTGCACTTCGTCGGCGCCGGCATCTCCGGCGGTGAGGAAGGCGCACTGAACGGACCGTCGATCATGCCGGGTGGACCCAAGGAGTCCTACGAGGCGCTCGGCCCGCTGCTCGAATCGATCGCCGCTCAGGTCGACGGCATCCCGTGCTGCACCCACATCGGCCCCGACGGATCCGGGCACTTCGTGAAGATGGTGCACAACGGCATCGAGTACGCCGACATGCAACTGATCGGCGAGGCGTACCACCTGTTCCGCGATGCCCTCGGCTATGACGCCGACAAGATCGCCGAAGTGTTCACCGAGTGGAACTCGGGCGACCTCGAGAGCTATCTCGTCGAGATCACCGCGGAGGTGCTGAAGCAGAAGGATGCCAAGACCGGTAAGGCGTTGGTCGATGTGATCGTCGATGCAGCCGAGCAGAAGGGTACGGGTCGCTGGACCGTCAAGTCGGCGCTCGATCTCGGAGTCCCTGTTACCGGAATCGCCGAGGCCGTGTTCGCCCGCGCCCTGTCCGGTTCGCGCGAACAACGCAAGGCTGCGGTCGGCCTCGCATCCGGTCGGCTCGCGGACAAGCCTGCGGACGCCGCACAGTTCACCGAGGACATCCGCCGGGCGCTGTATGCGTCGAAGGTTGTGGCGTACGCGCAGGGATTCGACCAGATCGCCGCCGGCAGCGCGGAGTACGACTGGGATCTACACCCGGCCGACCTGGCGACGATCTGGCGTGGTGGTTGCATCATCCGAGCGCGCTTCCTGAATCGCATCAAGGACGCGTACGACGAGAACCCGAAACTGCCGAGCCTCATCCTGGCGCCGTACTTCCGGGATGCAATCGAGACGGCCATCGACAGTTGGCGCCGCGTGGTCTCCACCGCCACCCTGCTGGGAATCCCGGTGCCGGCGTTCGCGTCGTCACTGTCGTACTACGACGCCCTGCGCGCCGAGCGACTGCCTGCGGCGCTGACCCAGGGACAGCGGGACTTCTTCGGCGCCCACACCTACGAACGGGTCGACGCGGAGGGCAAGTTCCATACGCTGTGGAGCGGTGACCGCAGCGAAGTGCAGGCCTGA
- a CDS encoding GuaB1 family IMP dehydrogenase-related protein, with the protein MQFLDGHRPPYDLTYDDVFLVPNRTEVTSRFDVDLSTADGTGTTIPIVVANMTAVSGRRMAETVARRGGLVVLPQDLPAAAVAETVSFVKSRHLVADTPVTLDPDAAVTDALALMHKRAHGAVVVVENDRPVGIVTESSCSDVDRFARLRAVALTDFVTAPVTASPREVFELLEGKHDSLAVIVNEDGTLAGVLTRTGAIRAGIYRPAVDASGRLSLAAAVGVNGDVAAKARALVEAGADLLVVDTAHGHQQKMIDVLGTLKKAELGVPLVAGNVVSAAGTRDLIDAGADIVKVGVGPGAMCTTRMMTGVGRPQFSAVEECATQARTMGAHVWADGGVRHPRDVALALAAGASNVMVGSWFAGTYESPGDLQVDRSGNAYKESFGMASKRAVAARTASDTAFDRARKGLFEEGISSSRMRLDPERPGVEDLLDHICSGVRSTCTYAGARTLEELHDKAVLGVQSAAGFAEGRPLPTGW; encoded by the coding sequence GTGCAGTTCCTCGACGGGCATCGCCCTCCCTATGACCTGACCTACGACGACGTGTTCCTGGTGCCGAATCGCACCGAGGTCACGTCGCGTTTCGACGTCGACCTCTCCACAGCCGACGGGACGGGAACAACCATTCCGATCGTCGTCGCCAACATGACCGCGGTCTCCGGTCGGCGGATGGCCGAAACGGTGGCTCGCCGTGGCGGCCTGGTCGTTCTCCCTCAGGACCTTCCGGCAGCCGCCGTGGCAGAGACCGTGTCCTTCGTGAAGAGCAGGCATCTCGTCGCAGACACACCGGTGACGCTGGACCCCGACGCTGCCGTAACCGATGCACTGGCCCTGATGCACAAGCGCGCGCACGGCGCCGTGGTGGTCGTCGAGAACGACCGGCCCGTCGGTATCGTCACCGAGTCTTCCTGTTCAGATGTCGACCGGTTCGCTCGACTGCGAGCGGTGGCGCTGACCGACTTCGTCACCGCCCCCGTCACCGCATCTCCCCGCGAGGTATTCGAGCTTCTCGAGGGCAAGCACGACTCGCTCGCGGTAATCGTCAACGAAGATGGCACGCTCGCCGGTGTTCTCACCCGTACTGGTGCTATCCGTGCCGGCATCTACCGACCAGCTGTCGACGCCAGCGGGCGGTTGAGTCTTGCTGCCGCGGTCGGCGTCAACGGCGACGTCGCCGCGAAGGCTCGCGCGCTCGTCGAAGCCGGCGCCGACCTGCTGGTCGTCGACACCGCGCATGGCCACCAGCAGAAGATGATCGATGTTCTCGGCACCTTGAAGAAGGCCGAACTCGGGGTTCCTCTCGTCGCCGGCAACGTCGTCTCCGCCGCCGGAACCCGCGATCTGATCGACGCGGGCGCGGACATCGTGAAGGTCGGCGTCGGACCGGGTGCGATGTGCACCACCCGCATGATGACCGGGGTGGGCAGGCCACAATTCTCCGCTGTCGAGGAATGCGCCACACAGGCGCGCACGATGGGTGCCCACGTATGGGCGGACGGAGGCGTTCGTCACCCACGGGATGTGGCCCTCGCCCTCGCTGCGGGCGCGTCGAACGTGATGGTCGGGTCCTGGTTCGCGGGGACCTATGAGTCTCCCGGCGACCTGCAGGTGGATCGGTCGGGCAACGCCTACAAGGAGAGCTTCGGTATGGCCTCCAAACGTGCGGTGGCCGCCCGGACCGCGAGCGACACCGCTTTCGACCGAGCCAGGAAAGGGCTGTTCGAGGAGGGTATTTCGAGTTCCCGGATGCGTTTGGACCCGGAACGCCCTGGGGTCGAGGACCTACTCGATCACATTTGTTCGGGCGTGCGCAGCACATGCACCTACGCCGGCGCGCGAACGCTCGAGGAGTTGCACGACAAGGCGGTTCTGGGTGTCCAGTCCGCGGCCGGATTCGCGGAGGGGCGTCCCCTTCCCACCGGTTGGTGA
- a CDS encoding hemolysin family protein encodes MDIALSILALLGFLALTAGTAVFVAAEFSLTALERSTVDAHARDGDLRARQVQHAHRTLSFQLSGAQLGITITTLITGYLAEPVLARFIRPILDTFGLSESLSAAISLVIALVLATSFSMIFGELVPKNLAISHPLPTARAVAGLQAGFSLIFKWAINGLNGTANMWVRRLGMEPTDELRSARSPQELGSLVRASAQRGAIDKGTALLVNRSLRFGERTAEELMTPRVKIESLATTDTVADLIDTAARTGFSRFPVVDGDLDDSVGVVHIKHAFAVPANRRSTTRLSSLAQTVPVVPSSLDGDALMERIRSDGMQVAFVVDEYGGTAGLVTMEDLIEEIVGDVRDEHDEPQIDVQRIGNSWSCSGLLRVDEVSDTTGFTAPEGEYETLGGLVLTHLGRIPRGGDVVELPTSGATPEPGLRWTATVTHMDGRRIDRVLLTPVPADTGKADPEEGEDG; translated from the coding sequence ATGGACATCGCGCTCAGCATTCTCGCCCTTCTGGGCTTCCTCGCACTGACAGCCGGCACCGCGGTGTTCGTCGCGGCCGAGTTCTCGCTCACAGCCCTCGAGCGCAGCACCGTCGACGCGCATGCACGCGACGGCGACCTCCGCGCCCGTCAGGTTCAGCACGCCCACCGCACGCTGTCCTTCCAGCTGTCGGGTGCGCAACTCGGAATCACAATCACAACACTGATCACCGGCTACTTGGCCGAACCCGTCCTGGCCCGGTTCATCCGGCCGATTCTGGACACCTTCGGCTTGAGCGAATCTCTCTCTGCAGCTATATCGTTGGTGATCGCGCTCGTTCTCGCGACGTCGTTCTCGATGATCTTCGGCGAACTCGTACCGAAGAACCTGGCCATCTCCCACCCGCTTCCCACCGCACGAGCGGTAGCGGGACTGCAGGCCGGATTTTCGCTCATCTTCAAGTGGGCGATCAACGGACTCAACGGCACAGCAAACATGTGGGTGAGGCGGCTCGGTATGGAGCCCACTGACGAACTGCGGTCGGCTCGGTCCCCGCAGGAACTCGGCTCGCTCGTTCGAGCGTCCGCACAACGCGGTGCCATCGACAAGGGCACGGCCCTTCTCGTCAACCGCTCTCTCCGCTTCGGGGAGCGCACCGCGGAGGAGTTGATGACGCCGCGGGTGAAGATCGAGTCCTTGGCCACCACCGACACTGTGGCAGACCTGATCGACACCGCCGCGCGTACCGGGTTCTCCCGGTTCCCCGTGGTCGACGGTGACCTCGACGATTCCGTCGGCGTGGTGCATATCAAGCATGCCTTCGCGGTACCCGCGAATCGCCGAAGCACCACGCGCCTCAGCTCTCTCGCGCAGACGGTCCCGGTGGTTCCCTCGAGCCTCGATGGTGACGCCCTGATGGAGCGAATCCGGTCCGATGGCATGCAGGTCGCCTTCGTCGTCGACGAATACGGCGGCACGGCCGGACTGGTCACGATGGAGGATCTGATCGAGGAGATCGTCGGTGACGTGCGCGACGAGCACGACGAACCCCAGATCGACGTCCAACGGATCGGCAACAGCTGGTCCTGCTCCGGTTTGCTCCGCGTCGACGAGGTATCCGATACCACCGGCTTCACTGCGCCGGAGGGCGAGTACGAGACCCTCGGCGGACTGGTACTCACCCATCTCGGACGGATCCCCCGAGGCGGCGACGTGGTGGAACTCCCGACGTCCGGCGCCACGCCCGAACCCGGTCTCAGGTGGACGGCCACGGTGACTCACATGGATGGACGGCGCATCGACCGGGTGCTGCTGACACCAGTTCCCGCCGACACCGGCAAAGCCGACCCGGAGGAGGGTGAAGATGGCTAA
- a CDS encoding DEAD/DEAH box helicase: MSGHQGSSPAPQGETFLGLGLPAVMIHALGRGGITVPSPIQAAAIPDALTGRDVLGRAPTGSGKTLAFGLPMLARLRGAASRRGFPRGVVLVPTRELALQIVRALDEPALSLGLRVAAVVGGIPIKRQVETLSRGVDLLAATPGRLADHLAQGSVSLDDVVVTTLDEADHMADLGFMPQVTQILDKTPSDGQRLLFSATLDGEVDTLVERYLRDPVTYSTAPAEAPASTMRHHLLFVDKKDKRSVAAHIASRQGRTLMFVRTKFGVDRLAKQLRDAGVSAGALHGGKTQNNRNRTLEAFADGTTPVLVATDVAARGIHVDGISLVVHVDPPTESKDYVHRAGRTARAGATGVVVTLVTEEERAEVEELTRKAGIVVEGVPVRPGDAFLTRMTGARRPSGKPISVPGTGATTQDTPKKGRQAHDSEGVSSRHGRPRAGSSGVRRGRGPGSARATQRHRKRGAR; encoded by the coding sequence ATGTCCGGACACCAGGGTTCCTCGCCCGCACCGCAAGGTGAGACGTTCCTCGGACTCGGCCTTCCCGCAGTGATGATTCACGCCCTGGGCCGTGGCGGCATCACCGTGCCGTCCCCCATTCAAGCCGCCGCAATTCCTGACGCCCTCACGGGAAGGGACGTCCTGGGCAGGGCCCCGACGGGGTCAGGGAAGACCCTCGCATTCGGATTGCCTATGTTGGCGCGACTCAGAGGTGCTGCGAGTCGACGTGGTTTCCCCCGCGGAGTCGTTCTGGTTCCTACCCGGGAACTGGCACTGCAGATCGTGCGTGCTTTGGACGAGCCCGCACTGTCGCTGGGGCTGCGAGTAGCCGCTGTGGTGGGCGGCATTCCGATCAAGCGGCAGGTCGAAACACTCTCCCGCGGCGTTGATCTGCTGGCCGCGACTCCCGGCCGTCTCGCCGATCACCTGGCGCAGGGGTCGGTGTCCCTGGACGACGTCGTCGTCACCACACTCGACGAGGCCGATCACATGGCCGACTTGGGTTTCATGCCGCAGGTCACGCAGATTCTCGACAAGACCCCCAGTGATGGTCAGCGACTGCTGTTTTCGGCCACTCTCGACGGTGAGGTCGATACGCTTGTAGAGCGATATCTGCGCGATCCCGTCACGTATTCGACGGCACCTGCGGAAGCCCCCGCGTCGACGATGCGGCACCACCTGCTGTTCGTGGATAAGAAGGACAAGAGATCCGTTGCGGCACATATCGCTTCACGGCAGGGCCGTACACTCATGTTCGTGCGCACCAAGTTCGGGGTGGACCGTCTCGCGAAGCAGTTGCGCGACGCAGGGGTTTCGGCCGGAGCGTTACACGGCGGTAAGACGCAGAACAACCGAAACCGCACGCTCGAGGCGTTCGCCGACGGGACCACCCCGGTGCTGGTGGCCACCGACGTGGCCGCCCGAGGCATCCACGTGGACGGGATCTCACTCGTTGTCCACGTAGACCCCCCGACCGAATCCAAGGACTATGTCCATCGCGCCGGACGAACCGCCCGGGCCGGAGCGACCGGTGTGGTGGTCACCCTCGTCACCGAAGAAGAGCGCGCCGAGGTCGAGGAGTTGACCCGCAAAGCGGGGATCGTGGTGGAGGGCGTACCCGTACGCCCTGGCGACGCGTTTCTCACCCGGATGACCGGCGCACGGCGACCGTCCGGGAAGCCCATTTCCGTACCCGGCACCGGTGCCACCACGCAGGACACTCCGAAGAAGGGTAGGCAGGCACATGACTCGGAGGGGGTGTCGTCGCGCCACGGCAGACCTCGAGCCGGAAGTTCGGGGGTGCGGCGTGGTCGTGGGCCCGGGTCTGCGCGTGCTACGCAGAGACACCGCAAACGCGGGGCGCGCTGA